From the genome of Pseudophryne corroboree isolate aPseCor3 chromosome 3 unlocalized genomic scaffold, aPseCor3.hap2 SUPER_3_unloc_92, whole genome shotgun sequence:
acctcatatctcatcttttccaagttactacaaatgatatgagatcggtagcagcactactttcaggattattacacagaacacacataaaggctgacacagcaaataacagtaacacatacaagggattaattataaataaggaagcataatcatcattaagtctaattatcagctgattctgtgcaggacccatacacctctttactgcctccagcattccctggtactgcactgcggccatctgccctgtctccccccactactgccatctgccctgtGTTCCCCCACTACGGCcaacgccctgtctccccccacacctgccaccCGCCCCGTCTCCCACCAACATCTCCCCCccattactgccacccaccctgtccccccctactgccatccaccatctccccaccactactgccacccacctgtctccctccatggtactaacagtccttcatcaacagatggaagtaaccagggcagtacagaggcagaagctgcttctggtacatggaccctggtcatgtagggctgggagagtcagtaagattatgtaataggggcctacagtaagtcagtacggaggcagaagctgcttctggtacatggaccctggtcatgtagggctgggagagtcagtaagattatgtaataggggcctacagtaagtcagtaaggaggcagaagctgcttctggtacatggaccctggtcatgtagggctgggagagtcagtaagattatgtaataggggactacagtaagtcagtaaggaggcagaagctgcttctggtacatggaccctggtcatgtagggctgggagagtcagtaagattatgtaataggggcctacagtaagtcagtacggaggcagaagctgcttctggtacatggaccctggtcatgtagggctgggagagtcagtaagattatgtaataggggcctacagtaagtcagtacggaggcagaagctgcttctggtacatggaccctggtcatgtagggctgggagagtcagtaagattctgtaatagggaactacagtaagtcagtaaggaggcagaagctgcttctggtacatggaccctggtcatgtagggctgggagagtcagtaagattatgtaataggggcctacagtaagtcagtaaggaggcagaagctgtttctggtacatggaccctggtcatgtagggctgggagagtcagtaagattatgtaataggtgcctacagtaagtcagtaaggaggcagaagctgcttctggtacatggaccctggtcatgtagggctgggagagtcagtaagattatgtaatagggccctacagtaagtcagtaaggaggcagaagctgcttctggtacatggaccctggtcatgtagggctgggagagtcagtaagattatgtaataggggcctacagtaagtcagtaaggagacagaagctgcttctggtacatggaccctggtcatgtagggctgggagagtcagtaagattatgtaataggtgcctacagtaagtcagtaaggaggcagaagctgcttctggtacatggaccctggtcatgtagggctgggagagtcagtaagattatgtaataggggcctacagtaagtcagtaaggaggcagaagctgcttctggtacatggaccctggtcatgtagggctgggagagtcagtaagattatgtaataggggcctacagtaagtcagtaaggaggcagaagctgcttctggtacatggaccctggtcatgtagggctgggagagtcagtaagattatgtaataggggcctacagtaagtcagtaaggaggcagaagctgcttctggtacatggaccctggtcatgtagggctgggagagtcagtaagattgtgtaataggggcctacagtaagtcagtaaggaggcagaagctgcttctggtacatggaccctggtcatgtagagctgggagagtcagtaagattatgtaataggggcctacagtaagtcagtaaggaggcagaagcagcttctggtacatggaccccggtcatgtagggctgggagagtcagtaagattatgtaataggggcctacagtaagtcagtaaggaggcagaagctgcttctggtacatggaccccggtcatgtagggctgggagagtcagtaagattatgtaataggggcctacagtaagtcagtaaggaggcagaagctgcttctggtacatggaccctggtcatgtagggctgggagagtcagtaagattatgtaataggggcctacagtaagtcagtaaggaggcagaagctgcttctggtacatggaccctggtcatgtagggctgggagagtcagtaagattatgtaataggggcctacagtaagtcagtaaggaggcagaagctgcttctggtacatggaccctggtcatgtagggctgggagagtcagtaagattatgtaataggggcctacagtaagtcagtaaggaggcagaagcagcttctggtacatggaccccggtcatgtagggctgggagagtcagtaagattatgtaataggggcctacagtaagtcagtaaggaggcagaagctgcttctggtacatggaccccggtcatgtagggctgggagagtcagtaagattatgtaataggggcctacagtaagtcagtaaggaggcagaagctgcttctggtacatggaccctggtcatgtagggctgggagagtcagtaagattgtgtaataggggtctacagtaagtcagtaaggaggcagaagctgcttctggtacatggaccctggtcatgtagggctgggagagtcagtaagattatgtaataggggcctacagtaagtcagtaaggaggcagaagctgcttctggtacatggaccctggtcatgtagggctgggagagtcagtaagattatgtaataggggcctacagtaagtcagtaaggaagcagaagctgcttctggtacatggaccctggtcatgtagggctgggagagtcagtaagattgtgtaataggggcctacagtaagtcagtaaggaggcagaagctgcttctggtacatggaccctggtcatgtagggctgggagattcagtaagattgtgtaataggggcctacagtaagtcagtaaggaggcagaagctgcttctggtacatggaccctggtcatgtagggctggaagagtcagtaagattgtgtaataggggcctacagtaagtcagtaaggaggcagaagctgcttctggcacatggaccctggtcatgtagggctgggagagtcagtaagattatgtaataggggcctacagtaagtcagtaaggaggcagaagctgcttctggtacatggaccctggtcatgtagggctgggagagtcagtaagattgtgtaataggggcctacagtaagtcagtaaggaggcagaagctgcttctggtaaatggatcctggtcatgtagggctgggagagtcagtaagattgtgtaataggggcctacagtaagtcagtaaggaggcagaagctgcttctggtacattgaccctggtcatgtagggctgggagagtcagtaagattatgtaataggggcctacagtaagtcagtaaggatagcagatgctgctaattagcaatcctttttctagcgtgctgggggccgcccatcgcagggcgagGCAGCCtagtatgctgaccggcgcctcccccctttatgaagcagaaattgcgatcgctccacaatttctgcttcatcttagAAACTAGTGAAGCATCCTGCCAGCTTAGCTGTGCCTGCAGGATCCCCACCGCGTTCTTCTAGATTGCgatggctgcgtgtgatgccaTGCAGCCACAGTGAACATGACCGTTTGTCCGCCTCCCTTTCTCGCAACACCGCACTTGTAACGCTCCATCTTCTCACTGGAAATGGAGCTTTACCCcccaccccgtgaccgcctctgcctgtttaaCAAGAAGCAATCACATTTCCTACAGCCCCCTGTAGAGAATGCAGGTGCatacgcaggacgggcgctgcgcatgcgtccgcaagtttttctcaataattccgtttggatcacacactgtagtccaacctgaattaggcccagagtcaccatcttacaggcagccggtgaagggagtagagaatgggtgttatgtggcaggaacgggctggttaggtaacagcctggctgctgcattctctacaagctacaagcggtgcaattcttttgctgggagacccaggtagaggacattgcagtagtctatgtgtgatgataaaagtgcatgtatgactgtaggtagatcttctgagggaaataagtgctggagtctgactatgttcctcagatgaggatctgattgtggcagatacctgatgtctaagtgtcactctaccatccaggacaccaagattctgcacaggatcagcattatgtaaacctgaacccccaagcgtaagtctggttggtaacaaagctgagctgtagccctgtcctttgttggtgagctagcataaggacctgtttcacctggATTAAGTCACAGCCCGCTGGcaacacccacacctggagctcagctagacatttaggattggtactgggttctcagtacccagaacaAAAGACAGACCATCTGtaggcagtggtagatgagggcatgacagctgattatttcacccagtggttgcatgtatattgcaaaaagcacaggacataggataagaaccttgaagaacaacgcatggcaataataagtatactccagaagattaaaatggcttctcacctgtgtgatttctctggtgtgtaacaagatgtgatttctgtctaaaacatttcccacagtcagaacatggaaatagcctctcacctgtgtgagttctctgatgtataacaagttgtgatttccggccaaaacatttcccacactcagaacatggaaatggcttctcacctgtgtgacttctgtgatgtataacaagatatgagttctgtgtaaaacatttcccacactcagagcaagaatatggcttctcacctgtgtgacttctctgatgtttaacaagatctgatttcagggcaaaacatttcccacactcagaacatggaaatggcctctcacctgtgtgacttagctgatgtctaacaagttgtgatttctgggcaaaacatttctcacactcagagcaagaaaatggcttctcacctgtgtgacttctctgatggctaacaagatgtaatttgtctgcaaaacatttcccacactcaggacatggaaatggcttctcacctgtgtgacttcgctgatgatcaacaagatgtgatttccgtgaaaaacatttctcacactcagagcaagaaaatggcttctcacctgtgtgacttctctgatgtccaaCAAGCCCTggtttgtctgcaaaacatttcccacactcagaacatggaaacggcttctcacctgtgtgacttctctgatgtctaacaagctctggtttgactgcaaaacatttcccacactcagaacatagaaatggcttctcccctgtgtgacttctctgatgtataacaagatgtgatttccgggcaaaacatttcccacactcagaacatggaaatggcttctcacctgtgtgactttgctgatgtgtaacaagacttgatctccaagtaaaacattttccacagtcagaacatggaaatagcctctcacctgtgtgagttctctgatgtataacaagttgtgatttccggccaaaacatttcccacactcagaacatggaaatggcttctcacctgtgtgactttgctgatgtctaacaagacatgatttccaagtaaaacattttccacagtcagaacatggaaatggcccctcacctgtgtgagttctctgatgtataacaagttgtgatttccgaccaaaacatttcccacactcagaacatggaaatggcttctcacctgtgtgactttgctgatgtgtaacaagatgtgatttccgtgcaaaacattttccacagtcagaacatggaaatggcctctcacctgtgtgacttctctgatgtctaacaagagctgatttgtatgtaaaacattttccacactcagaacatggaaatggcctctcacctgtgtgacgtctctgatgtctaacaagatatgatttatatgtaaaacattttccacactcagaacatggaaattgcctctcagctgccttagctggctgatgggtaataagctttgtgttctgtgtaaaacatttggcatctatagaacagggaaacactgtatctactctcagagctgtaacaaatgctccaatatcagagtgatcaggagaacatttcccaggatcagggggatcagatgatagagctggatgtataattggggtaatgggattatttcctggagaatcctgtctactgtcatcttttatgtcacaatccggggataacattagacgtccttctgagatattcctgcttgtgtgtccatctgctggaaataaaatacattatggaaatacaaaaatgagaacacacaataacaaatgtaatattataataagacttagatatctctctctcttgtacttgtaactaaccatgaagtataaatgaatggagatgtagtcactcgctaagtcctatgtcagcaccaatgtaaaacaatggatggggaacacatcgtatgaattggagattctagatgaacaataacatcagtcatatgagctgatggatcagagaaatgtctcctaacgttactcctggaagcattggtaaggtagcattcctttatgtgtgtgctcatatgctggtaagcctgtacatgtgttactcacccttatataaggtatattgctacagcagagtacgtGTGGAACAAGGTaacttacatgcaatacaccatataataccctgtaatcatcatcatcttccaggttataatccacttttacaccccccatcatcagtgtcttacctctattctctcaatagtaataaggatgatgtgtgtacagtaagtatgatatagagaattacatatcaggatctatacagctgccgccatacttctgtttctcatacgtgtgctactggcagcagtgaacatctgagtgagattgcagggaagacagcagagtctgatgagaaagagattggatctgcctttgcagggatgtaccacacctgtcacccctgttagtatataaaataataaataagaggggcctgagtccatccagacatgctttctggagcttttattactacgtggcttcttatctaccctacctgatagctgtcGGCCACCACTGGAGGCAAGaaacaatctattaagtcccccacttctcctgccctaaagccgctcactccgctcagtccgggcaccgttcactgccgcagcctagtgacgcagctgaagccacgggctgtattctggagctaagtgtgcccagtctttcctgcacgctccggatagctgacttggaggcacttttgcctcaggtgggagcactggctcttccgctactgctgggggcagaacaggctgcgcacagtcaccggaacccggcagtgatattgggaagtgaggtgatgatcaagcactcttgctccgttgccctttctccaaattccactagccgatctgctaaggtatccgtgtcgccccacctgggacgttggacctccggccctgctaggtatgaaacatggctgctgctaatagagaggctggggcttgtgggtctcaccggttctgtacaaaGGTCCACTGGTAGGCCGCCCTCTTCAATGCCAACGCCCTTAGTACTCTACCTCCGCCCAGCGGGACTCCGCCAAGCTCACGAGTGCCGCCCTCATGATGCTTCTGGACacattgaaagggatatccacacccttctcctgatacacgatctccagatcgtccTTTGACATTCCACTGAagaccgccatcttgtgcgttctcctgcagtgcagttactcctctcctaactcggcttctccaatcaggtgaccgaaaagccacctaggattatcccaccgctatgccagc
Proteins encoded in this window:
- the LOC134984911 gene encoding zinc finger protein 345-like; this translates as MDKDRSHRTERIINITLEIIYLLTGEDYTVVKKSSNECEKLSSHPRVSGGLSRTQSPIPVPPPHLLTHERHNDQKILELTNKIIQLLTGEEGEYIEEHRGLYKAMMMENLRPLTSLEGSSNRDPPERCPRPLYSQDCTEENHRIPQEDQGEAQLNNIKIKDTEVEEETYVTDMKAEDIEGEEETYVTDIKAEDIDGEEETYVTDIKAEDTEGEEETYVTDMKAENIEGEEETYVTDIKAEDIEGEEETYVRGDQQCKEEEIPTDISTADGHTSRNISEGRLMLSPDCDIKDDSRQDSPGNNPITPIIHPALSSDPPDPGKCSPDHSDIGAFVTALRVDTVFPCSIDAKCFTQNTKLITHQPAKAAERQFPCSECGKCFTYKSYLVRHQRRHTGERPFPCSECGKCFTYKSALVRHQRSHTGERPFPCSDCGKCFARKSHLVTHQQSHTGEKPFPCSECGKCFGRKSQLVIHQRTHTGEGPFPCSDCGKCFTWKSCLVRHQQSHTGEKPFPCSECGKCFGRKSQLVIHQRTHTGERLFPCSDCGKCFTWRSSLVTHQQSHTGEKPFPCSECGKCFARKSHLVIHQRSHTGEKPFLCSECGKCFAVKPELVRHQRSHTGEKPFPCSECGKCFADKPGLVGHQRSHTGEKPFSCSECEKCFSRKSHLVDHQRSHTGEKPFPCPECGKCFADKLHLVSHQRSHTGEKPFSCSECEKCFAQKSQLVRHQLSHTGERPFPCSECGKCFALKSDLVKHQRSHTGEKPYSCSECGKCFTQNSYLVIHHRSHTGEKPFPCSECGKCFGRKSQLVIHQRTHTGERLFPCSDCGKCFRQKSHLVTHQRNHTGEKPF